Proteins from a genomic interval of Ensifer canadensis:
- a CDS encoding sensor histidine kinase translates to MKYRLVVAVILLPLAVAALAWQGNVVATRSYLDEASAQANTALRLAVAALDGHLNRYQALPALIADHDDIRELATRPRDRPLREAVNAYLKDINALLNSSDIYVITPDGDTIAASNYDGPTSFVGQNFSYRPYFQEALRGQQSRFYALGTTSLKRGYYFGSPIRVGDDIRGVIVFKVDIESIEASWQGGEYKIFVSDPEGIIFMSGTPEWLYASVLPLTPERLARTETSRRYANATLRALPVARTSLTDHDLMTIASSDTSREYLLLSQYMADADWTVNVLTDTASVRTQALTTVIAALLLLCLTGLAAAILWQRRSRLNERISMQAEAQAELERRVDERTADLARVNVQIEEEVAERRQTEQQLRRTQADLIQAGKLAGLGQMSAALSHEFNQPLAAAKTYADSAALLIERGRAEEASDNIRRISGLVDRMAAISRHLRNFARKPNEKLGPVLIEDVVRDTMEIVAVRLKAAAADIDIDLGPAPLVVRAGSVRLQQVLVNVISNAADAVEGLDDRHIRLRAWSDGDKVVLAVSDRGPGVPAAIAERIYDPFFSTKGVGKGLGLGLSISYNIVKDFGGSLTATNLAEGGAEFRIELPVANEQGQEAAE, encoded by the coding sequence GTGAAATACCGCCTGGTTGTTGCTGTCATCCTGCTGCCGCTGGCGGTTGCCGCGCTTGCCTGGCAAGGCAATGTTGTGGCCACGCGCAGCTATCTCGATGAAGCATCGGCGCAGGCAAATACGGCACTGAGGCTCGCAGTGGCGGCCCTCGATGGTCACCTCAACCGCTACCAGGCTCTGCCCGCTTTGATCGCCGACCACGACGACATCCGTGAACTTGCGACACGACCGCGCGACCGCCCGCTGAGAGAGGCCGTGAACGCCTATCTCAAAGATATCAATGCACTTCTCAACTCATCCGATATCTATGTGATCACGCCGGACGGCGACACGATTGCTGCCAGCAACTATGACGGTCCGACGAGCTTCGTCGGGCAGAATTTCAGCTATCGCCCCTATTTTCAGGAAGCCCTGCGCGGGCAGCAATCCCGCTTCTACGCACTCGGCACGACATCGTTGAAACGCGGCTACTATTTCGGCTCGCCAATCCGCGTGGGTGACGACATTCGCGGCGTCATCGTCTTCAAGGTGGATATCGAGAGCATCGAGGCATCCTGGCAGGGAGGCGAATACAAGATCTTCGTTTCCGACCCGGAAGGCATCATTTTCATGTCCGGCACGCCGGAATGGCTCTATGCGTCAGTCCTGCCGCTGACCCCGGAGCGGCTTGCACGCACGGAGACATCAAGGCGCTATGCCAATGCCACCTTGCGCGCACTGCCTGTCGCGCGCACCAGCCTCACTGATCACGACCTGATGACGATCGCGTCCAGCGACACTAGCCGGGAGTACCTGCTACTGTCGCAATACATGGCCGATGCCGACTGGACTGTGAATGTGCTGACCGACACGGCATCCGTCCGCACCCAGGCGCTGACCACCGTCATCGCTGCCCTTCTGCTTCTATGCCTCACCGGCCTTGCCGCCGCCATTCTCTGGCAGCGCCGCTCCCGCCTCAACGAGCGCATCTCGATGCAGGCGGAAGCCCAGGCCGAACTCGAGCGACGCGTCGACGAACGCACCGCGGACCTTGCGCGCGTCAACGTGCAGATCGAGGAAGAAGTCGCCGAACGGCGCCAGACCGAGCAACAATTGCGTCGGACCCAGGCGGACCTCATCCAGGCGGGTAAGCTCGCCGGCCTCGGCCAGATGTCAGCGGCGCTTTCGCACGAATTCAACCAGCCACTGGCGGCGGCAAAAACCTATGCCGACAGCGCAGCCTTGCTGATCGAGCGTGGGCGGGCCGAAGAGGCGAGTGACAACATCCGGCGCATCTCCGGCCTGGTCGACCGCATGGCGGCAATCAGCCGGCATCTGCGCAATTTTGCCCGCAAGCCCAACGAGAAGCTGGGGCCGGTGTTGATCGAGGATGTCGTGCGCGACACGATGGAGATCGTCGCCGTCAGGCTGAAGGCGGCTGCGGCCGACATCGACATCGACCTTGGTCCAGCGCCGCTGGTAGTGCGCGCCGGTTCTGTCCGTCTGCAACAGGTGCTGGTCAATGTCATCTCCAACGCAGCCGATGCGGTCGAGGGGCTGGACGATCGCCACATCCGGCTTCGCGCCTGGAGCGACGGCGACAAGGTCGTGCTCGCGGTCAGCGACCGCGGTCCCGGCGTACCTGCGGCGATCGCCGAGCGCATCTACGACCCATTCTTTTCGACCAAAGGCGTCGGCAAGGGACTAGGCCTTGGCCTGTCCATTTCCTACAACATCGTCAAGGACTTCGGCGGCAGCCTGACTGCCACGAACCTTGCCGAAGGCGGTGCGGAATTCCGCATCGAACTTCCCGTCGCCAATGAGCAGGGCCAGGAGGCCGCCGAATGA
- a CDS encoding sigma-54-dependent transcriptional regulator, with the protein MIESRVLLVDDEEELRHSSAQALELAGFRVDTFASAEHALEFIGFSFPGVVISDIRMPGMDGMTFLQRIREIDVEVPVILVTGHGDVQLAVRAMREGAYDFVEKPFTAQMLAGTIRRALDWRALVLENRRLKAVAGKRDDIEQRLPGRSQVMVDLRYRVRAIGASDADTLIIGDTGVGKEVVARTLHDLSGRANNPFIAINCAALPENLIESELFGHEPGAFPGAIRPRYGKFEHGRGGTILLDEIGSMPIDLQAKFLRVLQERVITRLGSNEVVPLDVRFIATNKVDLEQEVAAGRFRPDLLYRLNVATLRVPPLTQRRADIPLLFLQLVRESAARYGRDEVEVSQNLLAEMAERNWPGNVRELRNAAERLVLGLDTASNEINSSEPNSGRLADKVAAFEKGLIANAIATYGGALKPVYESLGISRKTLYEKMQKFGLDKKLVATDMSGESDGR; encoded by the coding sequence ATGATCGAGAGCCGCGTCCTGCTTGTCGATGACGAAGAGGAGTTGCGCCATTCGAGTGCGCAGGCGCTGGAACTCGCCGGCTTCCGCGTCGATACCTTCGCGAGCGCAGAACACGCCCTGGAGTTCATCGGCTTCAGCTTTCCCGGTGTCGTCATCAGCGACATCCGGATGCCGGGCATGGACGGGATGACATTCCTGCAGCGCATCCGCGAGATCGACGTCGAGGTGCCGGTGATCCTTGTCACCGGCCATGGCGACGTTCAACTGGCCGTGCGTGCCATGCGCGAAGGCGCCTATGATTTCGTCGAAAAGCCCTTCACCGCACAGATGCTTGCCGGCACCATTCGCCGCGCGCTCGACTGGCGCGCACTGGTACTCGAAAACCGGCGGCTCAAGGCGGTGGCCGGCAAGCGCGACGACATTGAACAACGCCTGCCCGGCCGCAGTCAGGTCATGGTCGATCTGCGCTATCGGGTCCGCGCAATCGGCGCCTCTGATGCCGACACCTTGATCATCGGCGACACCGGCGTCGGCAAGGAGGTCGTGGCCCGCACCCTGCACGATCTGAGCGGCCGGGCAAACAATCCCTTCATCGCCATCAACTGTGCAGCCCTGCCCGAAAACCTGATCGAGAGCGAGCTTTTCGGACATGAGCCAGGCGCGTTTCCCGGCGCGATCCGTCCACGCTACGGCAAGTTCGAACATGGGCGCGGCGGCACCATCCTGCTCGACGAGATCGGCTCGATGCCGATCGATCTGCAGGCCAAGTTTCTGCGCGTCCTGCAGGAGCGCGTGATCACGCGGCTCGGCTCCAACGAGGTGGTGCCGCTGGATGTACGCTTCATCGCTACCAACAAGGTCGATCTCGAGCAGGAGGTGGCCGCCGGCCGCTTCCGGCCTGACCTTCTCTATCGCCTCAATGTCGCGACGCTGCGCGTGCCGCCGCTGACGCAGCGTCGTGCCGACATTCCGCTCTTGTTCCTGCAGCTCGTACGGGAATCCGCGGCTCGTTACGGCCGCGATGAAGTCGAGGTATCGCAGAACCTGCTGGCCGAGATGGCGGAACGCAACTGGCCGGGCAACGTGCGCGAATTGCGTAACGCCGCCGAAAGGCTGGTTCTTGGGCTCGATACAGCCTCGAACGAAATCAACTCGTCCGAGCCGAACAGCGGCCGTTTGGCCGACAAGGTCGCAGCGTTTGAGAAGGGGCTGATTGCCAATGCCATAGCCACCTACGGCGGCGCCCTGAAGCCCGTATACGAGTCGCTCGGCATCTCACGGAAAACGCTCTACGAGAAGATGCAGAAATTTGGCCTCGACAAGAAGCTCGTTGCGACGGACATGTCTGGCGAAAGCGACGGGCGGTAA
- a CDS encoding ABC transporter ATP-binding protein: protein MADTNETILAVRGLKVNFSTPDGTVEAVKGIDLDVRTGETLAVVGESGSGKSQTMMGIMGLLAKNGTVTGSARYRGQELVGLSPKALNGVRGSKITMIFQEPMTSLDPLYTIGRQIAEPIVHHRGGTFKQARKRVLELLELVGIPEPGRRIDSYPHELSGGQRQRVMIAMALANEPDLLIADEPTTALDVTIQAQILDLLKSLQKRFGMAIVLITHDLGIVKHFAERVAVMRRGEVVEQGTTADIFERPQADYTKMLLAAEPSGRKAPPADSAPIILEGRDVCVDYAIGGGFFTRGNAVFRAVDKVNLRLREGQTIGVVGESGSGKSTLGRALLRLLPSSGYYRFGTTDISGFDRGQMRPLRRALQLVFQDPYGSLSPRRTVGEIITEGLHVHEPSLSRADRDRRAIEALKEVGLDPASRNRYPHEFSGGQRQRIAIARAMILKPKVVILDEPTSALDRSVQGQVIELLRDLQRSHGLSYIFISHDLSVVKAMSDYVIVMKNGKIVEEADTDGIFTAPKEPYTKTLIGAAFNV from the coding sequence ATGGCTGACACAAACGAAACCATCCTGGCCGTTCGCGGCCTCAAGGTGAACTTCTCGACGCCTGACGGGACGGTCGAAGCGGTCAAGGGTATCGATCTCGACGTGCGTACGGGCGAGACTCTTGCTGTTGTCGGCGAGTCCGGCTCGGGCAAAAGCCAGACCATGATGGGCATCATGGGACTGCTCGCCAAGAACGGCACCGTTACCGGTTCTGCCCGCTATCGCGGTCAGGAGCTGGTGGGTCTTTCGCCCAAGGCGCTCAACGGCGTGCGCGGTTCCAAGATCACGATGATCTTCCAGGAGCCGATGACCTCGCTCGACCCGCTCTACACGATCGGCCGGCAGATCGCCGAACCGATCGTGCACCACCGCGGCGGCACGTTCAAGCAGGCGCGCAAGCGCGTGCTGGAACTGCTCGAACTGGTCGGCATCCCCGAGCCGGGTCGACGCATCGACAGCTATCCGCACGAGCTTTCGGGCGGCCAGCGTCAACGCGTGATGATTGCGATGGCGCTCGCCAACGAGCCTGACCTTTTGATCGCCGACGAGCCGACGACAGCGCTTGACGTGACGATCCAGGCTCAGATCCTCGATCTCCTGAAGTCGTTGCAGAAGCGCTTCGGCATGGCGATCGTGCTGATCACGCACGATCTCGGCATCGTCAAGCACTTTGCCGAACGCGTCGCGGTAATGCGCCGCGGCGAAGTGGTGGAGCAGGGAACGACCGCAGACATCTTCGAGCGGCCGCAGGCCGACTATACGAAGATGCTGCTCGCGGCAGAGCCGAGCGGCCGCAAGGCACCTCCGGCGGACAGCGCACCGATCATCCTTGAAGGTCGGGACGTCTGTGTCGACTACGCGATCGGCGGTGGGTTTTTCACCCGCGGCAATGCCGTCTTCCGCGCGGTCGACAAGGTCAACCTGCGGCTTCGCGAGGGCCAGACGATCGGCGTTGTCGGTGAATCCGGCTCCGGCAAGTCGACGCTTGGGCGTGCTTTGCTGCGGCTTTTGCCGAGCAGCGGCTATTACCGCTTCGGCACGACCGACATCTCCGGCTTCGACCGCGGCCAGATGCGCCCGCTACGGCGTGCGCTGCAATTGGTGTTCCAGGATCCCTATGGCTCGCTGTCTCCGCGCAGGACCGTCGGTGAAATCATCACGGAAGGCCTGCACGTGCACGAGCCCTCGCTTAGCCGTGCCGATCGCGACCGTCGTGCCATCGAAGCGTTGAAGGAGGTCGGGCTCGATCCGGCCTCGCGCAACCGCTATCCGCACGAGTTTTCGGGTGGTCAGCGGCAGCGCATCGCGATCGCGCGTGCCATGATCCTGAAGCCGAAGGTGGTTATTCTCGACGAGCCGACATCGGCGCTCGACCGCTCCGTCCAGGGCCAGGTTATCGAGCTGCTGCGCGATCTGCAGCGCTCGCACGGCCTGTCCTACATCTTCATCAGCCACGATCTGTCGGTGGTGAAGGCAATGTCGGACTACGTGATCGTGATGAAGAACGGCAAGATCGTCGAGGAAGCCGATACCGACGGGATCTTCACTGCACCGAAGGAGCCTTACACCAAGACGCTCATCGGTGCGGCCTTCAACGTTTAA
- a CDS encoding ABC transporter permease, which produces MTDVVQTPAVTPETKGRSLFQLAAMRFKRNRAAMAGCVMLALIAVFSFLGPLFSPHTYDQVFPSYVNIGPSLEPRPDTSTLQGVMEGIATRARVTLKEFNIDGETFTATITSEQPIDARATRYFDRANEFRDTQVVATEDEGRTLKVTGQVNREYFPFGTDSNGRDLLVRVMLGGQISIAVGLLASLVSLGIGVVYGATSGYIGGRVDNVMMRLVEIMYSLPFVFLVVVLVVFFGRSFILIFLVIGAVEWLDMARIVRGQTLALKRREFVGAAQALGLTDWQIIRRHIIPNTIGPVIVFVTVVVPKVILLESFLSFLGLGVQAPLTSWGALISEGANNIQSAPWLLIFPAIFFVLTLFSLNFVGDGLRDALDPKDR; this is translated from the coding sequence ATGACTGATGTCGTCCAGACGCCGGCGGTAACGCCGGAAACCAAGGGGCGCAGCCTCTTCCAGCTGGCGGCCATGCGCTTCAAGCGCAACCGCGCTGCCATGGCCGGCTGCGTCATGCTGGCCCTCATCGCAGTATTCTCGTTCCTCGGGCCACTGTTTTCGCCGCATACCTACGACCAGGTGTTCCCGTCCTACGTGAATATCGGACCAAGCCTCGAGCCGCGCCCTGACACGTCCACCCTGCAAGGGGTGATGGAAGGGATCGCAACACGCGCCCGCGTCACGCTCAAGGAGTTCAACATCGACGGTGAGACCTTCACCGCGACGATCACCTCGGAGCAGCCGATCGATGCCCGCGCGACGCGCTACTTCGATCGTGCCAACGAGTTCCGTGACACTCAGGTCGTGGCAACTGAGGACGAGGGTCGTACTCTCAAGGTGACCGGTCAGGTCAATCGCGAGTATTTCCCGTTCGGCACCGATTCGAACGGCCGCGATCTGCTGGTGCGCGTCATGCTCGGCGGCCAGATCTCGATTGCCGTCGGTCTCTTGGCAAGTCTCGTGTCGCTCGGCATCGGCGTCGTCTACGGCGCGACGTCGGGTTACATCGGCGGCCGCGTCGACAACGTCATGATGCGACTGGTGGAGATCATGTATTCTCTGCCCTTCGTCTTCCTCGTTGTCGTGCTCGTGGTCTTCTTCGGACGCTCGTTCATCCTGATCTTCCTGGTGATCGGCGCGGTCGAATGGCTGGATATGGCCCGTATCGTGCGCGGCCAGACGCTGGCGCTGAAACGGCGGGAGTTTGTCGGTGCAGCCCAGGCGCTCGGCCTGACGGACTGGCAGATCATCCGCCGGCACATCATTCCGAACACCATCGGTCCTGTCATCGTTTTCGTCACCGTCGTCGTGCCGAAGGTGATCCTGCTCGAGAGCTTCCTCTCGTTCCTCGGCCTTGGCGTTCAGGCGCCGCTGACGAGCTGGGGAGCGTTGATTTCGGAAGGTGCCAACAACATCCAGTCGGCGCCCTGGCTGCTGATCTTCCCGGCCATCTTCTTTGTTCTGACGCTGTTCTCGTTGAACTTCGTCGGCGACGGCCTGCGCGATGCGCTCGACCCGAAGGACCGCTGA
- the oppB gene encoding oligopeptide ABC transporter permease OppB: MISFILRRLASAVPTLFIVVTISFFLMRFAPGGPFNLERPLPPQTMANLMATYQLDQPLWRQYVHYLSNAVTGDFGPSYIYKDNNVAQLIGKGLPYSMELGLYALLFAVIGGVTAGTIAALRQNSILDFTIMSVSTLGVTVPNFVVGPVLTLVFAIVLAWLPAGGWGDGSLRFLILPMIALALPQLAVFARLTRGSMIEALHTDHIRTAKAYGLPARTVVITHAMRGAMLPVVSYLAPCAAALLTGSAVVETIFTIPGVGRYFVLGAINRDYTLVMGTVILVAIFVIVFNLLVDILYGLLDPRVRHD; the protein is encoded by the coding sequence ATGATTTCCTTCATCCTTCGCCGATTGGCGAGTGCGGTGCCGACCTTGTTTATTGTCGTCACCATTTCCTTTTTCCTGATGCGGTTTGCCCCTGGCGGCCCCTTCAACCTCGAGCGTCCTCTTCCGCCACAAACAATGGCGAACCTGATGGCGACCTATCAGCTCGATCAGCCCCTGTGGCGCCAATACGTTCACTATCTCAGCAATGCGGTGACCGGCGACTTTGGCCCGAGCTATATCTACAAGGATAACAACGTCGCGCAGTTGATCGGCAAGGGCTTGCCCTATTCGATGGAGCTCGGCCTGTACGCACTGCTGTTTGCCGTGATCGGCGGCGTTACCGCCGGTACGATCGCTGCACTCCGGCAAAACAGCATCCTCGACTTCACGATCATGTCGGTCTCGACGCTCGGCGTCACCGTACCGAATTTCGTCGTTGGTCCTGTCTTGACGCTGGTCTTCGCCATCGTCCTGGCCTGGCTGCCGGCCGGCGGTTGGGGTGACGGTTCGTTGCGCTTCCTGATCCTGCCGATGATCGCGCTCGCACTGCCGCAGCTCGCGGTCTTCGCGCGGCTTACCCGCGGTTCGATGATCGAGGCGCTGCACACCGACCATATCCGAACGGCCAAGGCCTACGGCCTTCCGGCAAGGACAGTCGTCATCACCCACGCCATGCGCGGCGCGATGCTGCCGGTTGTCTCCTACCTCGCACCTTGCGCGGCGGCATTGCTCACCGGTTCGGCTGTGGTCGAGACGATCTTTACCATTCCGGGCGTCGGCCGCTACTTCGTCCTCGGGGCGATCAACCGCGACTATACGCTGGTGATGGGCACGGTCATTCTCGTCGCCATCTTCGTTATCGTTTTCAATCTTTTGGTCGACATTCTCTACGGCCTGCTCGATCCGAGGGTTCGCCATGACTGA
- a CDS encoding peptide ABC transporter substrate-binding protein, protein MASLKLNLSAAALIGSLLIGASPALAEAVLHRGNAGEPQTLDQAHTSINIEEFILKDLYEGLTIYDASGKIVPGAAETWELSDDGTVYTFKLRADAKWSDGSPLTAEDFVFSFRRVEDPKVAAGYANILFPIKNAEKVNKGELPTDQLGMKAVDDKTLEITLERPTPFFLELLAHQTALPVSKASVEKNGADFVKPGVMVSNGAFTLAAHVPNDSLTAVKNPNYWDAANVKLDKVIFYPIDDQAASVRRFEAKEMDLAYNFSADQLDRLRKSHGEQVHVSPTLATYYYAFDTRQEPYSDVRVRQALSMAVDRDFLAKEIYAGSQLPAYSMVPPGIESYGDPSKAEFGTLSQLDREDKALALMKEAGYGEGGKPLEIELRYNTNPNHERVATAVADMWKNTFGAKVSLVNLDVSSHYAYLQEGGKFNVARAGWVADYADAENFLALSLSSNKTFNYGHFENAEFDALMKKSYEEQDPAARSKLLHEAEALLMKEQPIAPLLTQADLWLVSDRVKGWQDNSPNQHLSRFLSVAE, encoded by the coding sequence ATGGCATCACTGAAACTCAACCTAAGCGCCGCCGCGCTGATCGGCTCGTTGCTCATCGGAGCAAGCCCGGCTCTTGCCGAAGCTGTCCTGCATCGTGGCAACGCCGGTGAGCCGCAGACGCTGGACCAGGCCCATACGTCGATCAACATCGAAGAGTTCATCCTCAAGGATCTCTACGAAGGCCTGACGATCTATGACGCCTCGGGCAAGATCGTCCCGGGTGCAGCCGAAACGTGGGAGCTTTCGGACGACGGTACGGTCTATACCTTCAAGCTGCGCGCTGACGCGAAGTGGTCCGACGGTTCACCGTTGACTGCAGAAGATTTCGTCTTCTCGTTCCGCCGTGTCGAAGACCCGAAGGTCGCGGCCGGCTACGCCAACATTCTCTTCCCGATCAAGAACGCCGAAAAGGTCAACAAGGGTGAACTGCCGACCGACCAGCTCGGCATGAAGGCTGTCGACGACAAGACGCTCGAAATCACGCTTGAGCGCCCGACCCCGTTCTTCCTCGAGCTGCTGGCGCACCAGACGGCACTTCCGGTCAGCAAGGCAAGCGTCGAAAAGAATGGCGCGGACTTCGTCAAGCCGGGCGTCATGGTTTCGAACGGTGCATTCACGCTCGCCGCGCACGTTCCGAACGACAGCCTGACCGCCGTCAAGAACCCCAACTACTGGGATGCCGCCAACGTCAAGCTCGACAAGGTCATCTTCTACCCGATCGACGACCAGGCCGCCTCGGTTCGCCGCTTCGAAGCGAAGGAAATGGATCTCGCCTACAACTTCTCGGCCGATCAGCTCGATCGTCTGCGCAAGTCCCATGGCGAACAGGTTCATGTTTCGCCGACGCTCGCGACCTACTACTACGCCTTCGATACCCGCCAGGAGCCCTATAGCGACGTTCGCGTTCGTCAGGCCCTGTCGATGGCAGTCGATCGCGACTTCCTCGCCAAGGAAATCTACGCCGGCTCGCAGCTGCCGGCCTACTCGATGGTGCCCCCGGGCATCGAGAGCTACGGTGATCCGTCCAAGGCCGAGTTCGGCACCCTGTCGCAGCTCGATCGCGAAGACAAGGCACTGGCTCTGATGAAGGAAGCCGGTTACGGCGAAGGTGGCAAGCCGCTCGAAATCGAGCTGCGCTACAACACCAACCCGAACCACGAGCGTGTTGCAACGGCCGTTGCCGACATGTGGAAGAACACCTTCGGCGCCAAGGTGTCGCTGGTGAACCTCGACGTGTCCTCGCACTATGCCTACCTGCAGGAAGGCGGCAAGTTCAACGTTGCGCGCGCCGGCTGGGTTGCCGACTACGCCGACGCCGAGAACTTCCTCGCTCTCAGCCTTAGCTCCAACAAGACCTTCAACTACGGCCACTTCGAAAACGCTGAATTCGACGCGCTGATGAAGAAGTCTTACGAGGAGCAGGATCCGGCAGCTCGCTCCAAGCTGCTGCATGAAGCTGAAGCTCTGCTGATGAAGGAACAGCCGATCGCTCCGCTTCTGACCCAGGCCGACCTGTGGCTGGTTTCCGACCGCGTCAAGGGCTGGCAGGACAACTCGCCGAACCAGCACTTGAGCCGGTTCCTGAGCGTCGCCGAATAA